The following are encoded together in the Babesia microti strain RI chromosome II, complete genome genome:
- a CDS encoding orotate phosphoribosyltransferase (overlaps_old_locusTagID:BBM_II02535), giving the protein MSVFDEVFSGTASEERIYRIGKEMNIVSFGTCALKCGTTGSPFFVNTGRFSTGEAQGLLGELIASYLVKSGIEFDLVYGIPYKAISLASMTASKYFDKTGKNVYYAYHRKEVKDHGEEGDLVLAFDKINPGAKAVMIDDMFTTGTSLIDGLGKIAGLGINVEHVIVIFNRYKIEESNNVEKIINIFKKNETIFKEKGIKIHVMLDLSKLLELIKS; this is encoded by the exons ATGTCCGTATTTGATGAAGTTTTTAGTGGTACCGCATCCGAGGAGAGGATATATCGAATAGGTAAAGAAATGAATATCGTCAGTTTTGGCACTTGTGCGTTGAAGTGTGGTACTACTGGATCTCCATTCTTCGTCAACACTGGACGGTTTTCTACCGGTGAAGCACAGGGATTGCTGGGCGAATTGATTGCATCTTATTTAGTGAAGTCTGGGATAGAATTTGATTTGGTTTATGGCATTCCTTACAAA GCGATATCACTTGCTTCTATGACAGcatctaaatattttgataaaacTGGCAAGAATGTGTATTACGCGTATCATAGAAAAGAAGTTAAGGATCATGGAGAAGAAGGCGATTTGGTTCTTGcttttgataaaattaatccTGGAGCTAAAGCAGTCATGATTGACGATATGTTCACTACTGGCACATCCCTTATAGATGGTTTGGGGAAGATCGCAGGTTTGGGCATTAATGTTGAACATGTTATAGTTATTTTCAACAGATACAAGATCGAGGAATCTAATAATGTTGAGAAGA taattaatatattcaagAAGAATGAAACTATATTTAAGGAAAAGGGCATTAAAATACATGTAATGTTGGACTTGTCCAAGCTATTAGAGCTGATAAAGAGCTAA
- a CDS encoding Chaperone protein DnaJ (overlaps_old_locusTagID:BBM_II02565), whose protein sequence is MRWKPIYVFTSALIRLFCIFSCNITFSECIRQSHGVDRRNINGLSLCTPTNVLFSTFACYIRPSKIGKSYNNLNKYKLGTSSSEVDGNEQSDISSGSDVERGNLIQGKRLKNYYRILNLDKYASGEDIKNQYENLIESLKPLENVDSNVIDMINEAYRILSDENTRRIYDELVAKKSLEKESGYNDSNIDQFYHDDGDYFPENLYNVLESDYDFTSDSDEMVLEMSTDDDYSDEDSNEMISLIPKLIKPNGTKLHTTLTIPFERAIMGGNETVTISRLENCKCLENLTTCKSCNGYGLDGKDKLGTGFVSSKECSECGGIGKSRAKKCDLCDNTGQVKVDNATIQVQVPRNVYDGARLLIRNQGNVYGTNGKAGDLVVTLRVKEHDHMYRMGKNIYSDVTVPYAAAILGTTIKLETCGGVVSLEIPPGTQHGDEIQVPNESIPMKHICRIEVALPKSVDKQERSLLEKIIQLK, encoded by the exons ATGAGGTGGAAACCAATTTACGTATTTACATCTGCTTTAATACGCCTCTTTTGCATATTTAGTTgtaatataacattttccGAGTGTATAAGGCAATCGCATGGTGTGGATAGGAGGAATATAAATGGTTTGTCTTTATGCACTCCTACCAATGTTCTATTCTCGACTTTCGCATGCTATATACGACCATCAAAGATTGGCAAGAGCtacaacaatttgaataagTATAAACTTGGCACAAGTTCCAGTGAGGTTGATGGTAATGAACAATCAGATATATCATCTGGTTCTGATGTTGAGCGTGGAAATTTAATACAAGGGAAAAGGCTGAAGAATTACTATCGAATTTTAAATTTGGACAAGTATGCATCTGGAGAAGACATCAAGAATCAGTATGAAAATCTGATTGAATCACTTAAACCGCTTGAAAATGTAGATTCCAATGTTATAGATATGATAAATGAAGCCTATAGGATCCTATCTGATGAAAATACTCGACGCATTTACGATGAGTTGGTGGCAAAAAAATCTCTAGAGAAGGAAAGCGGATATAATGATAGTAATATTGACCAATTTTATCACGATGATGGTGATTACTTCCCAGAAAATCTTTACAACGTTTTAGAGTCAGATTACGACTTTACCAGTGATTCTGACGAAATGGTTCTAGAGATGAGCACAGATGATGATTATTCTGATGAAGATTCTAATGAAATGATCAGCTTGATAcccaaattgattaaacCAAACGGAACAAAATTGCATACAACACTTACCATCCCCTTTGAAAGAGCAATTATGGGTGGAAATGAGACAGTGACAATTTCGAGGCttgaaaattgtaaatgtttGGAAAATTTAACTACATGTAAGAGTTGCAATGGATATGGTCTGGATGGGAAG GATAAATTGGGAACGGGATTCGTATCATCAAAGGAATGTTCGGAATGTGGAGGAATTGGTAAATCTAGGGCGAAAAAATGTGATTTATGTGACAATACTGGACAAGTTAAAGTTGATAATGCAACTATTCAAGTGCAGGTTCCGCGAAATGTATATGACGGCGCCAGGCTTTTGATTAGGAACCAGGGAAATGTATATGGCACTAATGGCAAAGCTGGTGATTT AGTTGTAACTTTACGAGTAAAAGAGCATGATCATATGTATAGAAtgggtaaaaatatatattccgACGTCACAGTGCCATATGCAGCTGCTATACTCGGTACTACT ataaaattggaAACATGTGGAGGAGTTGTATCGCTTGAAATCCCTCCCGGTACTCAACATGGAGATGAAATACAAGTTCCAAACGAGTCTATTCCCATGAAACACATTTGTAGAATTGAG gttGCGCTGCCTAAATCTGTAGATAAACAAGAAAGGAGTTTGTTGGAAAAGATAATCCAGCTTAAGTAG
- a CDS encoding conserved Plasmodium protein, unknown function (overlaps_old_locusTagID:BBM_II02540): MKLNSIVPSNAIVWTEGQYFDGKGWVALTNHDDVKMKQVKFSDNRLLSLKQTLCPPDEIKKLLNETYQHQSWSDGKIGVTIEGDHLVYIKLPFLDSVSTYTHHTRLPSLLSTWKPCVLLVSGNVATIRITDALSIIVIKDENNSITTVPVPYNSGFCCIHPILKTALVHGSFAINLLPENGKEVIPNLTSKPFGDKWDYFVYFFTWGSLIVPKFCYFRRKSKMLHLLTNEKVAQDVIGLISIFNLHIFIKLDTPKMARDFVYGEDYALTVKEFNSTLHIYLLMDGQIARMHYVFDGRNNDFGVAVVKFKCERGEKGDLIIKNDNSVKVLLSNGCPSGIREKFHLMSDQLVVLYDVEIGRYFSNKIGLEICPLLTL, from the exons ATGAAGTTAAACAGCATTGTTCCATCGAATGCTATTGTTTGGACTGAAGGACAATACTTTGATGGAAAAG GTTGGGTTGCCTTGACAAATCACGATGATGTTAAGATGAAACAAGTTAAATTTTCTGATAACAGGTTATTGTCTCTTAAACAAACTTTATGTCCACCGGATGAGATTaagaaattgttaaatgaaACTTATCAGCACCAG AGTTGGAGTGACGGAAAGATTGGAGTAACAATTGAAGGAGATCATTTagtatatatcaaattgccTTTTCTGGACTCAGTATCAACTTATACACACCATACCAGACTTCCCAGTTTACTAAGCACGTGGAAACCATGTGTTTTATTGGTGAGTGGGAATGTAGCAACAATCAGAATAACAGATGCTTTATCTATAATTGTCATTAAAGATGAGAATAATTCGATAACTACAGTACCTGTTCCATACAATAGCGGATTTTGTTGCATTCATCCCATTCTAAAGACCGCATTAGTACATGGATCATTTGCAATTAATCTACTGCCAGAGAACGGCAAAGAGGTGATTCCTAATTTGACATCCAAACCTTTTGGTGATAAATGGGATTATTTTGTGTACTTTTTCACTTGGGGGAGTTTGATAGTCCCTAAATTCTGCTATTTTAGGAGAAAAAGTAAAATGTTGCACTTGTTGACTAATGAAAAGGTTGCACAGGATGTTATAGGtctaatttcaatatttaatttgcaCATATTCATCAAACTTGATACACCTAAGATGGCTAGAGATTTTGTTTATGGAGAAGATTACGCTTTGACGGTTAAAGAATTCAATAGTACACTCCACATATATTTACTGATGGATGGGCAAATAGCTAGGATGCATTATGTATTTGATGGTAGGAATAATGATTTTGGTGTTGctgttgtaaaatttaaatgcGAAAGAGGAGAAAAGGGTGATCTGATAATTAAAAACGATAATTCTGTGAAGGTGTTGTTGTCCAATGGATGTCCATCTGGAATTAGAGAGAAGTTTCATCTGATGTCAGATCAATTAGTAGTTCTGTACGATGTTGAAATAG gaagATATTTTTCTAACAAAATAGGCTTGGAGATATGCCCATTATTAACATTGTAA
- a CDS encoding mitochondrial fission 1 protein, putative (FIS1) (overlaps_old_locusTagID:BBM_II02560), whose protein sequence is MDGQTEQQLIEENIERFRILYQLHLDNNEPSPTAQFNYACALVCSNQRSHNDTAIYLLDELVRIRYESEECFYQLALAHMKRRSFVKSKEYLDRIIALEGSNQRVMALKSVVVSLLAQDTFMGGLLGATAAFAIILFFTMKRNT, encoded by the exons ATGGATGGACAAACGGAACAACAATTGATTGAGGAAAATATCGAAAGATTTAGGATACTTTATCAATTG CATTTGGACAACAATGAACCCTCTCCCACCGCTCAATTTAATTATGCATGTGCTCTAGTCTGCTCCAATCAGCGATCACATAATGACACAGCTATATATCTCTTAGATGAATTGGTTCGCATTAGATATGAAAG TGAAGAATGTTTTTATCAACTCGCTCTTGCACATATGAAACGCAGAAGTTTCGTCAAGTCAAAGGAATACTTGGATCGTATCATTGCACTG gAGGGTTCTAATCAACGTGTAATGGCACTTAAATCAGTAGTCGTTTCATTACTAGCTCAGg ATACTTTCATGGGCGGATTACTTGGCGCCACTGCAG CGTTCGCAATAATTCTCTTCTTCACAATGAAAAGGAATACCTAA
- a CDS encoding importin subunit beta-1 (overlaps_old_locusTagID:BBM_II02550), protein MDGTLLGLLEASLVPNSPFFVESQQKLQHAKDVNLPEFICALSDQIVNPLASPGARHLAGILIKNSFERDGKTDEEQKAKFWSQVTHETLTYIKNNMINIMKNPNELQSIVLTACSVISRIAEVELSRKTWPDFFSIMLEMASSPKHCECRSSLTCLSYLIEDLASIYENHGTMLLDTTQIENLLPAVVKGMYAEDILARKSAVKCLGYMLCFIHSNISNESQRVVIIDAICSNCAASAEPELQTAAFDVLVQFANEHYDFVGKILPTIAPLLWQAIDSGIESVAIPALEFWNTICEIEIEMDGRGEKSCEYMKQAVSLLLPKVLYTMTLHEHEHHTVDSWTLPMAAGVCLSLCAQVVRDEIVAPILQFVMANFASPEWNKREAAVLAYGYLLEGPNKKTLELLVKDSFSRLCDVLSDPSIAVQDTAAWTIGRIANFHAPAVLPLLGSPNHEHSNFSKILRALFQPARVAVNVCYFLSEMTEVGHQLDHTYQGDPNYHVDSSFSIVCNALVERSTRPDAFERNLNTFIYSCICSYVSNVSEKCLNDLQKMMVHFSQNLSNIIGLAFTDPDFDPYSGASSINVDIKKTLARVKIVNKSIDASDAADLICGVVQVLTTRLGLDVLPFVPRIWVTLDYYIAYLTCSVDSGGLCAGNQGQEPMWDNCSEDALLALSALINVSGDLLIPFAERLVQIAKGCLIFGAPSIVKISIELVSDLSRLLNNLLIPHTPEMLNKLFELLRDPASDKSLKPLIVLTFGDIAMAINGSFVSHLTPAMQLLLQAASTRHEMGPVDNEEWIYYVNQLRESALQAFTGIAYGLKEGNCLEHFQPFVQTILEFVQQVADTKDGFFSSSTLLLAITLVGDLVAAFGPTLSKHLTESPLLANLENRVSRLENGPESSQCREKLLWLRKVTFN, encoded by the exons ATGGATGGAACATTGCTGGGACTTTTGGAGGCTAGTTTAGTCCCCAACTCTCCCTTTTTCGTGGAATCGCAGCAAAAATTGCAACATGCCAAGGATGTCAATTTACCCGAGTTCATCTGTGCCCTTAGTGACCAAATTGTAAATCCACTTGCTTCTCCAGGTGCTAGACATTTGGCTGGAattttgattaaaaattcatttgaaCGAGATGGTAAAACAGACGAGGAACAAAAGGCTAAATTTTGGTCCCAGGTTACCCACGAGACTCTAACGtacatcaaaaataatatgataaatatcatGAAAAATCCAAATGAATTGCAATCTATAGTTTTGACAGCATGTAGTGTCATATCTAGAATTGCGGAAGTAGAGTTATCTAGGAAGACCTGGCCTGACTTCTTCTCCATAATGTTAGAAATGGCAAGCTCTCCTAAACATTGTGAATGCAGAAGTTCATTGACTTGCCTATCTTACTTGATAGAAGATTTGGCCAGTATTTATGAAAACCATGGGACAATGTTACTTGACACTACTCAAATTGAGAATCTCCTACCCGCTGTTGTTAAGGGAATGTATGCTGAAGATATTTTAGCCAGAAAAAGTGCTGTCAAATGTCTTGGATACATGCTCTGCTTTATTCACTCCAACATTTCAAACGAATCCCAAAGAGTTGTAATTATTGATGCCATTTGCAGCAATTGCGCAGCAAGCGCAGAACCAGAGCTTCAAACTGCTGCATTTGATGTTTTGGTCCAATTTGCCAATGAGCATTATGATTTCGTCGGCAAGATATTACCGACAATTGCACCATTGCTTTGGCAAGCAATTGACTCGGGTATTGAATCTGTAGCCATTCCTGCGTTGGAATTTTGGAATACtatttgtgaaattgaaattgaaatgGATGGGAGGGGTGAAAAGAGCTGTGAATATATGAAACAAGCAGTGTCATTACTGTTACCTAAAGTACTGTATACCATGACATTGCATGAACATGAGCATCATACTGTGGATTCATGGACTCTTCCTATGGCCGCCGGAGTTTGCTTGAGTCTATGTGCCCAAGTTGTTAGGGATGAAATTGTTGCTCCAATTCTACAGTTTGTTATGGCTAACTTCGCATCCCCTGAATGGAATAAACGAGAAGCAGCCGTTCTTGCGTATGGCTATTTACTCGAGGGCCCGAATAAGAAGACACTTGAACTACTGGTCAAGGATAGTTTTTCACGCTTGTGTGATGTGCTATCGGATCCTTCTATTGCTGTACAGGATACTGCAGCATGGACCATTGGTAGAATTGCGAATTTTCATGCGCCAGCAGTTTTGCCATTACTTGGTTCACCGAATCATGAGCATTCTAATTTCTCTAAGATTTTAAGGGCCTTGTTCCAACCTGCACGTGTGGCAGTGAATGTATGTTACTTCCTATCAGAGATGACTGAAGTTGGACACCAACTAGATCACACTTATCAAGGAGATCCAAATTACCACGTGGATTCGTCATTTTCCATTGTATGCAATGCATTGGTTGAAAGGTCTACTAGGCCCGATGCATTTGAACGTAATCTAAATACATTCATATATTCCTGTATCTGTTCATATGTGTCCAATGTATCCGAAAAGTGTTTGAATGATTTGCAGAAGATGATGGTGCACTTTTCACAAAATCTTAGTAACATAATTGGTTTGGCGTTCACTGACCCCGATTTTGACCCCTATTCTGGCGCTTCGTCTATAAACGTAGATATTAAAAAGACGTTGGCTAGGGTAAAAATAGTCAATAAAAGTATAG ATGCTTCTGATGCTGCCGACTTGATTTGTGGTGTAGTACAAGTGCTGACTACTAGATTGGGACTTGATGTACTCCCATTCGTACCACGTATCTGGGTTACACTGGATTATTATATTGCATATCTAACTTGTTCAGTTGACTCTGGTGGATTGTGCGCTGGGAATCAGGGACAAGAGCCCATGTGGGATAATTGTTCAGAAGATGCACTGTTAGCTCTTTCAGCATTGATAAATGTATCTGGTGATTTACTAATTCCATTTGCTGAAAGACTGGTACAGATTGCAAAAGGATGTTTGATCTTTGGTGCACCTTCAATAGTGAAAATAAGTATTGAATTGGTATCTGATTTATCACGTTTGctaaacaatttgttaataCCTCATACACCTgaaatgttaaataaactatttgaATTGCTAAGGGATCCAGCATCTGACAAATCACTAAAACCTTTAATCGTACTTACTTTTGGCGATATAGCCATGGCGATAAATGGAAGTTTTGTTTCACACCTAACTCCAGCGATGCAATTGCTGCTACAGGCCGCATCTACTAGGCACGAAATGGGCCCTGTTGATAATGAAGAATGGATTTATTACGTGAACCAACTTAGAGAGAGTGCTTTGCAAGCCTTTACAGGTATCGCATACGGCCTGAAAGAAGGAAATTGCTTAGAACATTTTCAACCATTTGTACAAACTATATTAGAATTTGTTCAACAAGTTGCGGATACCAAAGATGGATTTTTTTCATCATCTACACTATTATTGGCTATAACTTTGGTGGGAGATCTAGTTGCTGCTTTTGGGCCTACTTTATCTAAACATTTGACTGAATCACCTCTTTTGGCCAATTTAGAAAATAGGGTATCGCGTCTGGAAAATGGCCCCGAATCCTCTCAATGCAGGGAAAAGTTGCTCTGGTTAAGAAAGGTCACcttcaattaa
- a CDS encoding hypothetical protein (overlaps_old_locusTagID:BBM_II02555), translated as MRYLMPDFHTSLANRFVAATLHQTYYISFYSATSPLTIQSRSCFTNTVSHTNMYHGHFNHYTNYIRPMFRLSFASLICNNYTFTSLATNHRLFSTTKVKSSQSSKKKSVNKVDKSAINVIKPPGSQKQSQPASLSSPTGIIQDLVSGNGSTKSSVGKPHKPVVPILYYTATKRATESVNHRLFYINVLFIIFLYDIGTGLIDY; from the coding sequence ATGAGGTACTTAATGCCCGATTTTCACACTTCGCTCGCAAATAGATTTGTTGCAGCCACTCTGCACCaaacatattatatttcattttataGTGCGACTTCCCCTTTAACTATTCAATCACGATCTTGCTTCACAAACACTGTATCTCATACTAATATGTATCATGGTCACTTTAACCactatacaaattacatCAGGCCCATGTTCAGACTCTCATTTGCATCACTTATATGcaataattacacatttacatCGCTAGCCACAAACCATAGATTATTTTCCACCACCAAGGTCAAGTCTAGTCAGAGTTCAAAGAAAAAGTCTGTTAATAAGGTGGATAAATCAGCaattaatgttataaaaCCGCCTGGGTCGCAGAAACAATCACAACCTGCAAGTCTCAGTAGCCCAACGGGTATAATACAAGATTTAGTTTCGGGGAATGGATCAACTAAATCAAGCGTTGGAAAACCACATAAACCAGTAGTCCctattttgtattatacAGCAACTAAAAGGGCAACCGAGTCTGTAAACCATCGACTCTTCTATATCAATGTCctttttataatattccTTTATGACATTGGCACTGGGCTTATTGATTACTAG